In Kocuria turfanensis, a single genomic region encodes these proteins:
- the mnmA gene encoding tRNA 2-thiouridine(34) synthase MnmA, whose translation MRVLAAMSGGVDSAVAAARAVDAGHDVTGVHLALSRTPGTLRTGSRGCCTIEDSRDAWRAADVLGIPYYVWDFSERFQADVVDDFVAEYAAGRTPNPCLRCNEKIKFAALLEKALALGFDAVCTGHYAKVVQDADGRRELHRAADWAKDQSYVLGVLTAEQLEHVLLPLADTPSKAEVRAEAARRGLSVAQKPDSHDICFIPDGDTRGWLAERIEMREGEIRDVEGTVVGTHPGANAFTVGQRKGLRIGTPAPDGKPRFVLEIRPKTNEVVVGPESMLAVDELRGIRPSWAGAPVPEAAPVLRPGAAAGEASASFPVLAQVRAHGDPVAARAHLELVEGDGGAPLPELVVRLEEPLRGVAPGQSVVLYQGTRVLGQATVDRAHSLARPDVAGGSGAGR comes from the coding sequence GTGCGAGTACTGGCAGCCATGAGCGGCGGCGTCGACTCGGCCGTGGCGGCGGCCCGGGCCGTCGACGCCGGCCACGACGTCACGGGCGTGCACCTGGCCCTCTCCCGCACCCCCGGCACCCTGCGCACCGGCTCCCGCGGCTGCTGCACGATCGAGGACTCCCGGGACGCGTGGCGCGCCGCCGACGTGCTGGGCATCCCCTACTACGTGTGGGACTTCTCCGAGCGCTTCCAGGCCGACGTCGTCGACGACTTCGTCGCCGAGTACGCCGCCGGGCGCACGCCCAACCCGTGCCTGCGCTGCAACGAGAAGATCAAGTTCGCGGCCCTGCTGGAGAAGGCCCTCGCCCTGGGCTTCGACGCCGTGTGCACCGGCCACTACGCCAAGGTCGTCCAGGACGCCGACGGCCGGCGGGAGCTGCACCGGGCCGCGGACTGGGCCAAGGACCAGTCCTACGTGCTGGGGGTGCTCACCGCCGAGCAGCTCGAGCACGTGCTGCTCCCGCTGGCCGACACCCCGTCCAAGGCCGAGGTGCGGGCCGAGGCGGCCCGCCGCGGCCTGTCCGTGGCGCAGAAGCCCGACTCCCACGACATCTGCTTCATCCCCGACGGCGACACCCGCGGCTGGCTCGCGGAGCGCATCGAGATGCGCGAGGGCGAGATCCGCGACGTCGAGGGCACCGTCGTCGGCACCCACCCCGGGGCCAACGCGTTCACCGTGGGCCAGCGCAAGGGCCTGCGGATCGGCACCCCCGCCCCCGACGGCAAGCCGCGCTTCGTGCTGGAGATCCGGCCGAAGACCAACGAGGTGGTCGTGGGCCCGGAGTCGATGCTCGCCGTGGACGAGCTGCGCGGGATCCGCCCCTCCTGGGCCGGGGCGCCCGTGCCCGAGGCGGCGCCGGTGCTGCGGCCCGGGGCCGCGGCGGGGGAGGCGTCGGCGTCGTTCCCCGTCCTCGCGCAGGTCCGTGCGCACGGGGACCCAGTGGCCGCCCGGGCGCACCTGGAGCTCGTCGAGGGGGACGGCGGCGCCCCGCTGCCCGAGCTGGTGGTCCGGCTCGAGGAGCCGCTGCGCGGGGTCGCCCCCGGGCAGTCCGTCGTGCTCTACCAGGGAACCCGCGTGCTCGGGCAGGCCACCGTGGACCGCGCGCACTCGCTGGCCCGCCCGGACGTCGCGGGCGGGTCCGGCGCCGGCCGATAG
- a CDS encoding cysteine desulfurase family protein, producing the protein MPHRPVYLDHAATAPLRPSALAAVTEQLARGGNPSSLHRAGRSARTVVEQARDDVAAALGADPVEVIFTSGGTEADNLAVQGLYRHRREADPRRRRILVSSVEHAAVAETVEWLAEHEGAEPVHLPVDAAGRVDPAAVRAELARDPGAVALLSVMWANNEVGTVQPVAELAALAEEFGVPFHCDAVQAFGSLPVDAHLPGLTTLAVSAHKVGGPVGAGALVAGRAVGLAPVQHGGGQERRIRSGTLDAAALAGFGVAAREAVAERAEEAERLAGLRDRLVAGVRRVVPEAVLRGPEDPEHTGARLPGNAHFTFPGCEGDSLLFLLDGAGIASSTGSACHAGVPRASSVLLAMGLDEATARGAQRFSLGRTSTEADVDALLDALPEVHARARRAGLSGTPPG; encoded by the coding sequence GTGCCGCACCGTCCCGTCTACCTCGACCACGCCGCCACCGCGCCCCTGCGGCCCTCCGCGCTCGCCGCGGTCACCGAGCAGCTGGCCCGCGGCGGCAACCCCTCCTCGCTGCACCGGGCCGGGCGGTCGGCACGCACGGTGGTCGAACAGGCCCGTGACGACGTCGCCGCGGCCCTCGGCGCGGACCCCGTCGAGGTGATCTTCACCTCCGGGGGCACCGAGGCCGACAACCTGGCCGTGCAGGGCCTGTACCGGCACCGCCGGGAGGCCGACCCGCGCCGCCGCCGCATCCTCGTCTCCTCGGTGGAGCACGCCGCGGTCGCCGAGACCGTGGAGTGGCTGGCCGAGCACGAGGGCGCCGAGCCCGTGCACCTGCCCGTCGACGCCGCCGGCCGGGTGGACCCGGCCGCGGTCCGGGCGGAGCTGGCCCGGGACCCCGGCGCCGTGGCGCTGCTGAGCGTCATGTGGGCCAACAACGAGGTCGGCACCGTCCAGCCCGTGGCGGAGCTGGCCGCGCTCGCCGAGGAGTTCGGCGTCCCCTTCCACTGCGACGCCGTCCAGGCCTTCGGCTCCCTGCCCGTCGACGCGCACCTGCCCGGGCTGACCACGCTGGCCGTCTCGGCGCACAAGGTGGGCGGACCGGTGGGCGCGGGAGCCCTCGTGGCCGGGCGCGCGGTGGGGCTCGCGCCGGTCCAGCACGGCGGCGGGCAGGAGCGCAGGATCCGCTCCGGCACCCTCGACGCCGCCGCGCTCGCCGGCTTCGGGGTCGCGGCCCGGGAGGCCGTGGCCGAGCGGGCCGAGGAGGCCGAGCGGCTCGCGGGCCTGCGCGACCGCCTGGTGGCGGGCGTGCGGCGGGTCGTGCCGGAGGCCGTCCTGCGCGGGCCGGAGGACCCCGAGCACACGGGTGCCCGGCTGCCCGGCAACGCCCACTTCACCTTCCCCGGGTGCGAGGGGGACTCGCTGCTGTTCCTGCTCGACGGCGCCGGGATCGCCTCCTCCACCGGCTCCGCCTGCCACGCCGGGGTGCCCCGGGCGTCCTCCGTGCTGCTGGCCATGGGCCTGGACGAGGCCACCGCCCGCGGGGCCCAGCGCTTCAGCCTGGGGCGCACGAGCACCGAGGCCGACGTCGACGCCCTGCTCGACGCGCTGCCCGAGGTCCACGCCCGGGCCCGGCGCGCCGGGCTCTCCGGCACGCCCCCGGGCTGA
- a CDS encoding TPM domain-containing protein, which yields MHWCPVSRRTAAGCGLALALLVPAGAAVAEPPVDVPPGERIVDDSGVLQDPAALEADVRDLATEEGVNLTAVFVETFTSPDQPEAWLEEFAALNGFGSSDAVLVVATEDRQARFAASSAGPLDQAQQERIYREHISPALSAEDWDGAVRGAVEGIDAELGGTGGGEEGASGGGAGAGILGLGALGLGGLAVYGIAARNKKRRQRGPQHDGRPAAQEHPAGPYPDVPVPELRKRAGTLLVATDNAIQHSEQELAFAQLQYGDEQVEPFRRAIQDAKKHMQASFALQQQLEDHIPDTEEQQRAWLAEIIARSQDAQRPLQEHQQAFSSLRQLETRAPDALADVQREAEAVRPRFGTADARLRELAARYNDTALAPVRDNIDQARDRLDFVGAAVDEAREELGAGRTSDAVVDIRAAEEGVGQARGLLDAVDHAATELAAAEESLRDAVTIAQRDVAEADALVRRGSNPELAGAVAGVAAVLRTVEEQMRAGRIDPLGLSRRLAVAKDELDKGLASVRSQNDRDRSARETLAHTLVSAQAQVSSASEYIWARRGGVGPEARTRLAEAERCLEAAQHARQSQPSEALGYANQAIRLAGEAQYAAQRDVESFSYGGFGGPMGMGGYRGRSNSGLGGAMLGGILLGSILNGGGGFSGGGFGGGDGGGGFGGSFGGGFGGGFGGDIGGGF from the coding sequence ATGCACTGGTGCCCCGTGTCCCGCCGCACCGCCGCCGGCTGCGGCCTGGCGCTCGCCCTGCTCGTGCCCGCGGGGGCGGCCGTCGCGGAGCCGCCCGTGGACGTGCCCCCGGGCGAGCGGATCGTCGACGACTCCGGGGTGCTGCAGGACCCCGCGGCGCTGGAGGCGGACGTGCGCGACCTCGCCACGGAGGAGGGCGTCAACCTCACGGCGGTGTTCGTCGAGACGTTCACCAGCCCCGACCAGCCGGAGGCGTGGCTGGAGGAGTTCGCCGCGCTCAACGGCTTCGGCAGCTCCGACGCCGTGCTGGTCGTGGCCACCGAGGACCGCCAGGCGCGCTTCGCGGCCTCCTCCGCCGGCCCGCTGGACCAGGCGCAGCAGGAGCGCATCTACCGTGAGCACATCTCCCCCGCCCTGTCCGCGGAGGACTGGGACGGCGCGGTCCGCGGAGCGGTCGAGGGCATCGACGCCGAGCTCGGCGGCACCGGCGGCGGCGAGGAGGGCGCCTCCGGCGGCGGCGCGGGCGCGGGGATCCTGGGCCTCGGCGCCCTGGGCCTGGGCGGCCTGGCCGTCTACGGCATCGCCGCGCGGAACAAGAAGCGCCGGCAGCGCGGGCCGCAGCACGACGGCCGGCCGGCCGCGCAGGAGCACCCGGCCGGACCCTATCCGGACGTGCCGGTGCCCGAGCTGCGCAAGCGCGCCGGGACGCTGCTGGTGGCCACCGACAACGCGATCCAGCACTCCGAGCAGGAGCTGGCCTTCGCCCAGCTGCAGTACGGGGACGAGCAGGTGGAGCCCTTCCGCCGGGCCATCCAGGACGCCAAGAAGCACATGCAGGCCTCCTTCGCCCTGCAGCAGCAGCTCGAGGACCACATCCCGGACACCGAGGAGCAGCAGCGGGCCTGGCTCGCCGAGATCATCGCCCGGTCGCAGGACGCCCAGCGCCCCCTCCAGGAGCACCAGCAGGCCTTCAGCTCCCTGCGGCAGCTGGAGACCCGGGCCCCGGACGCGCTCGCGGACGTCCAGCGCGAGGCCGAGGCCGTGCGGCCCCGTTTCGGCACCGCCGACGCCCGGCTGCGCGAGCTCGCCGCCCGCTACAACGACACCGCGCTCGCCCCGGTCCGCGACAACATCGACCAGGCTCGCGACCGCCTCGACTTCGTGGGCGCCGCCGTGGACGAGGCCCGCGAGGAGCTCGGGGCCGGCCGCACGAGCGACGCCGTGGTGGACATCCGCGCGGCCGAGGAGGGCGTGGGCCAGGCCCGGGGCCTGCTCGACGCCGTGGACCACGCCGCCACCGAGCTCGCCGCCGCCGAGGAGTCCCTCCGGGACGCCGTGACCATCGCCCAGCGGGACGTCGCCGAGGCGGACGCCCTCGTCCGCCGCGGGTCCAACCCGGAGCTGGCCGGGGCCGTGGCCGGTGTCGCCGCCGTGCTGCGCACCGTCGAGGAGCAGATGCGCGCCGGGCGCATCGACCCGCTCGGGCTGAGCCGCCGGCTGGCCGTGGCCAAGGACGAGCTCGACAAGGGGCTCGCCTCCGTGCGCTCGCAGAACGACCGCGACCGCTCCGCGCGGGAGACCCTCGCCCACACCCTCGTCTCCGCGCAGGCCCAGGTCAGCTCGGCCAGCGAGTACATCTGGGCCCGCCGCGGCGGCGTGGGCCCGGAGGCCCGCACCCGCCTGGCCGAGGCCGAGCGCTGCCTGGAGGCCGCCCAGCACGCACGGCAGTCGCAGCCCTCCGAGGCCCTCGGCTACGCCAACCAGGCCATCCGGCTCGCCGGCGAGGCACAGTACGCCGCCCAGCGGGACGTGGAGTCCTTCTCCTACGGCGGCTTCGGCGGGCCGATGGGCATGGGCGGCTACCGGGGCCGGTCCAACAGCGGGCTCGGCGGGGCGATGCTCGGCGGGATCCTGCTCGGCTCCATCCTCAACGGCGGCGGCGGCTTCAGCGGCGGCGGCTTCGGCGGCGGCGACGGTGGTGGCGGCTTCGGCGGCAGCTTCGGCGGCGGCTTCGGCGGCGGCTTCGGCGGCGACATCGGCGGGGGGTTCTGA
- a CDS encoding PspA/IM30 family protein produces MIKQSIFGRIAQLAKANINAMIDAAEDPQLMLDQMVRDYTENIREAEAAVAQTIGSLRLLEQDHAEDVREAQEWGNKALAASNRAEEFRASGRSSEAEKFDNLAKVALQRQIQYETEARGTEPQIQSQTQVVEKLKDGLNKMRGKLQELSNKRDELNARQKSVQAQSQVQDAIKAFDVLDPTSEVSRFEDKIRREEARLLGQQELASSSLDAQFESLEALGQQSEIEARLAALKSRNAEKIVSSEEV; encoded by the coding sequence ATGATCAAGCAGTCCATCTTCGGCCGCATCGCCCAGCTCGCGAAGGCCAACATCAACGCCATGATCGACGCCGCCGAGGACCCGCAGCTCATGCTGGACCAGATGGTGCGCGACTACACCGAGAACATCCGGGAGGCCGAGGCCGCCGTCGCCCAGACCATCGGCAGCCTCCGCCTGCTGGAGCAGGACCACGCGGAGGACGTGCGCGAGGCCCAGGAGTGGGGCAACAAGGCCCTGGCCGCCTCCAACCGGGCGGAGGAGTTCCGCGCCTCGGGCCGGTCCTCCGAGGCCGAGAAGTTCGACAACCTCGCCAAGGTCGCCCTCCAGCGCCAGATCCAGTACGAGACGGAGGCGCGGGGCACCGAGCCGCAGATCCAGTCCCAGACCCAGGTCGTGGAGAAGCTCAAGGACGGGCTCAACAAGATGCGCGGGAAGCTCCAGGAGCTGTCCAACAAGCGCGACGAGCTCAACGCCCGGCAGAAGTCCGTCCAGGCGCAGTCGCAGGTCCAGGACGCCATCAAGGCCTTCGACGTGCTCGACCCGACCAGCGAGGTCTCCCGCTTCGAGGACAAGATCCGCCGCGAGGAGGCCCGCCTGCTCGGCCAGCAGGAGCTCGCCTCCTCCTCCCTCGACGCGCAGTTCGAGTCCCTGGAGGCCCTGGGCCAGCAGAGCGAGATCGAGGCCCGGCTGGCGGCGCTGAAGTCCCGCAACGCCGAGAAGATCGTCTCCTCCGAAGAGGTCTGA
- a CDS encoding tRNA (cytidine(34)-2'-O)-methyltransferase — protein MLRILFHTPEIPGNTGNAIRLAAVTGAELHLVEPLGFDFGSAHLRRAGLDYHDLAVLTVHPDLETAWAALAPERVFAFTTDGELAHTDVAYRPGDVLLFGRESVGLPAEVKADPHVTARVRIPMLPARRSLNLANSASIAVYEAWRQLGFAGAGR, from the coding sequence ATGCTCCGCATCCTCTTCCACACCCCCGAGATCCCGGGCAACACCGGCAACGCGATCCGCCTGGCCGCCGTCACCGGGGCCGAGCTGCACCTCGTGGAGCCGCTGGGCTTCGACTTCGGCTCCGCGCACCTGCGCCGGGCCGGCCTGGACTACCACGACCTCGCCGTGCTCACCGTGCACCCCGACCTGGAGACGGCGTGGGCGGCGCTGGCCCCGGAGCGGGTCTTCGCCTTCACCACGGACGGGGAGCTGGCGCACACCGACGTCGCCTACCGCCCCGGCGACGTGCTGCTCTTCGGCCGCGAGTCCGTGGGGCTGCCCGCGGAGGTGAAGGCGGACCCGCACGTCACCGCGCGGGTCCGGATCCCGATGCTGCCCGCCCGCCGCTCCCTCAACCTCGCGAACTCGGCGTCCATCGCCGTCTACGAGGCCTGGCGCCAGCTGGGCTTCGCCGGCGCCGGCCGGTAG
- a CDS encoding chorismate mutase: MSAPHPHASADVRAHHDFDPAASSLRGEADPEVLAELQSIRGTIDNIDAALVHLLAERFKATQRVGVLKATHGLPAGDPDRETAQIGRLRALAASAQLDPEFAEKFLNFIISEVIRHHVAISEDHRRQDPDES; this comes from the coding sequence ATGAGCGCTCCGCACCCCCACGCCTCCGCCGACGTCCGTGCCCACCACGACTTCGACCCCGCGGCGTCCTCGCTGCGGGGCGAGGCGGATCCCGAGGTGCTCGCCGAGCTGCAGTCCATCCGCGGCACCATCGACAACATCGACGCGGCCCTCGTGCACCTGCTCGCCGAGCGGTTCAAGGCCACCCAGCGCGTCGGGGTGCTCAAGGCCACCCACGGCCTGCCCGCCGGGGACCCGGACCGCGAGACGGCCCAGATCGGCCGGCTGCGCGCCCTCGCCGCCTCCGCCCAGCTCGACCCGGAGTTCGCGGAGAAGTTCCTGAACTTCATCATCAGCGAGGTCATCCGCCACCACGTGGCCATCTCCGAGGACCACCGGCGGCAGGACCCGGACGAGTCGTGA
- a CDS encoding S1C family serine protease produces MSEPRDPRFDAETQHTQPIPPVGDRPSQDPWSSGVAPAPGARPVYGAAPDGSGHPAAQPGWGSGAGEAPEGPRPGRRKGFSAGALVTGMALAALVGAGAAVGTDALLDGGGTGTVAGGSTSESIIVNDQDEVNAVTAAAVKASPSVVTISASGGGQSGSGSGVILDDEGHILTNTHVVTLDGTASDPGIEVQLEDGSVHRATVVGTDPLSDLAVLKIDVQGLTPATLGSLEDVNVGDTAIAIGAPLGLAGTVTDGIVSTLNRTIAVASSAAPSTPSEGGSEQGDGNDFFFDLPDEEGRGGGSQGAAASVYLNVMQTDAAINPGNSGGPLINTDGEVIGINVAIASAGAATEAGNIGVGFSIPIDTARRVAEEIIADGSASHGYLGTSVSAAPAADGQSRAFSDGAVVREVVPGSPADEAGLEVDDVVTEFNGHRIEDANSLTAAVRELPAGGTGSMTFRRDGEERTVEVTVGDAAEQS; encoded by the coding sequence ATGTCCGAGCCCCGCGACCCGCGCTTCGACGCCGAGACCCAGCACACGCAGCCGATCCCGCCGGTCGGCGACCGCCCGTCGCAGGATCCCTGGTCGTCCGGCGTAGCGCCCGCGCCGGGCGCCCGCCCCGTCTACGGGGCCGCGCCGGACGGGTCCGGGCACCCCGCCGCGCAGCCCGGGTGGGGGAGCGGCGCCGGGGAGGCGCCCGAGGGGCCCCGTCCCGGCCGGCGCAAGGGCTTCTCGGCGGGCGCCCTGGTCACCGGCATGGCGCTCGCCGCGCTCGTGGGAGCGGGGGCGGCCGTGGGGACCGACGCCCTGCTGGACGGAGGCGGCACCGGCACGGTCGCCGGCGGCTCGACGTCGGAGTCGATCATCGTCAACGACCAGGACGAGGTGAACGCGGTCACCGCGGCGGCGGTCAAGGCCTCCCCGTCGGTGGTGACGATCTCCGCCTCCGGCGGCGGCCAGTCCGGCTCCGGCTCCGGCGTGATCCTCGACGACGAGGGCCACATCCTGACCAACACGCACGTGGTGACGCTCGACGGCACGGCCAGCGACCCCGGCATCGAGGTCCAGCTCGAGGACGGCAGCGTCCACCGGGCCACCGTGGTCGGCACGGACCCGCTCTCCGACCTCGCGGTGCTCAAGATCGACGTGCAGGGCCTGACGCCGGCGACCCTGGGCTCCCTGGAGGACGTCAACGTGGGCGACACGGCGATCGCGATCGGGGCCCCCCTCGGGCTCGCGGGAACGGTGACCGACGGCATCGTCTCCACCCTGAACCGCACCATCGCCGTGGCCTCCTCCGCCGCGCCGTCCACGCCCTCGGAGGGCGGCTCCGAGCAGGGCGACGGCAACGACTTCTTCTTCGACCTCCCGGACGAGGAGGGCCGGGGCGGGGGCTCGCAGGGCGCCGCGGCGTCGGTCTACCTCAACGTGATGCAGACCGACGCCGCGATCAACCCGGGCAACTCGGGCGGTCCGCTGATCAACACCGACGGCGAGGTGATCGGGATCAACGTGGCGATCGCCTCGGCCGGGGCCGCCACGGAGGCCGGCAACATCGGGGTCGGCTTCTCGATCCCGATCGACACCGCCCGGCGCGTGGCCGAGGAGATCATCGCGGACGGCAGCGCCAGCCACGGCTACCTCGGCACGAGCGTCAGCGCCGCGCCCGCCGCGGACGGGCAGAGCCGGGCGTTCTCCGACGGCGCCGTGGTGCGCGAGGTCGTCCCGGGCTCGCCGGCCGACGAGGCCGGGCTGGAGGTCGACGACGTCGTCACCGAGTTCAACGGGCACCGGATCGAGGACGCGAACTCCCTCACCGCGGCCGTGCGGGAGCTGCCGGCCGGCGGGACCGGCAGCATGACGTTCCGGCGCGACGGCGAGGAGCGCACCGTCGAGGTGACCGTCGGGGACGCGGCCGAGCAGTCCTGA
- a CDS encoding UPF0182 family membrane protein codes for MTAGPTAPRPPRQQPAGQRRKRGALWPTVVIVLVLVAAFVGLTQLYTDVLWYDQLGYLSVFFTENATKIAIFVVSAVLVAALMFASLFFAYRSRPITAESIVDDNLRRYQEALEPVRKIVMIVVPVLFGLFAASTAMTQWDTVLLFLNQEPFGQEDPQFGLDLGFYVFTLPFLRFLIGFLVSAILLAGVAGILMHYVYGGIRITERGLSTTRASRVHLGVLAALFLLLQAANFWLDRYSTLQSTSGEWTGALYTDVNAVIPTKAILAAAALIVAVLFVVASIIGRWRLPVIGTAMLLVVAVVAGGIYPWIVQRFQVLPTEQALESQYIERNIQLTRSAYGLDAAEVMPYDATTQTEQGALRQDTETTSNIRLLDPNVVSSAFSQLQQFRPYYQFPDTLNVDRYEIDGEVQDTVIATRELNPDQNQGWYNQHVVYTHGYGVVAAYGSRVEADGKPQFMQSGIPSRGVISDDYEPRIYFGENSPMYSIVGGGEGDEPLELDRPQTAGDEAGDAKTTFAGNGGPSIGNFFNRLAYGIKFQSSDLLLSDAVRPESQILYDRDPRERIEKVAPYLTVDGAPYPAIIDGQVQWIVDAYTTSDAYPYSTPSVLEEATQDTQTAQGAAATLPPERVNYIRNSVKATVNAYDGSVSLYAWDDQDPVLKAWQNVFPGTLKPYSEMSAELMAHVRYPQDMFKVQRELLNRYHVTDPNSFYQNDDVWSVPNDPTQDSEVALPPYYLSMRMPGEEEANFSLTTSFIPQQSETGNTRNVMYGYLSANSDAGTGEDGVKSEEYGTLRLLELPRSSVVPGPGQAQNLFNSDTDVSTELNLLRQGASEVINGNLLTLPAGGGMLYVQPVYVQSSGDAAYPTLRRVLVGFGEEVGFAPTLEEALDEVFGGDSGAQTSAGAGVNDAEAQTPDGEAPAEGEAPAGGGGLDDALLEANRAIQESEQALADGDWTAYGEAQQRLQDAIERALEADGVVAPEAEGALAPEQPAE; via the coding sequence GTGACCGCCGGACCCACAGCCCCCCGACCACCGAGGCAGCAGCCAGCCGGACAGCGGCGGAAACGGGGTGCGCTCTGGCCGACCGTGGTCATCGTGCTGGTCCTCGTGGCCGCCTTCGTGGGGCTGACCCAGCTCTACACGGACGTCCTGTGGTACGACCAGCTGGGCTACCTCAGCGTGTTCTTCACCGAGAACGCCACGAAGATCGCGATCTTCGTGGTCTCCGCGGTGCTCGTGGCCGCGCTGATGTTCGCGAGCCTGTTCTTCGCCTACCGCAGCCGGCCGATCACGGCCGAGTCGATCGTCGACGACAACCTGCGCCGCTACCAGGAGGCCCTCGAGCCGGTCCGCAAGATCGTCATGATCGTCGTGCCGGTGCTGTTCGGGCTCTTCGCGGCGAGCACGGCGATGACCCAGTGGGACACGGTCCTGCTGTTCCTCAACCAGGAGCCGTTCGGCCAGGAGGACCCGCAGTTCGGCCTGGACCTGGGCTTCTACGTCTTCACCCTCCCGTTCCTGCGCTTCCTCATCGGCTTCCTGGTCTCGGCGATCCTGCTGGCCGGCGTCGCGGGGATCCTGATGCACTACGTCTACGGCGGCATCCGGATCACCGAGCGCGGGCTGTCCACCACCCGGGCCTCCCGGGTGCACCTGGGCGTGCTGGCCGCGCTGTTCCTGCTGCTGCAGGCGGCGAACTTCTGGCTGGACCGGTACTCCACCCTGCAGTCGACCTCCGGGGAGTGGACGGGTGCGCTGTACACCGACGTCAACGCGGTGATCCCCACCAAGGCGATCCTCGCCGCGGCGGCGCTGATCGTCGCGGTCCTGTTCGTCGTGGCGTCCATCATCGGCCGCTGGCGGCTGCCGGTGATCGGCACGGCCATGCTGCTCGTGGTTGCGGTCGTGGCCGGCGGGATCTACCCGTGGATCGTCCAGCGCTTCCAGGTGCTGCCGACCGAGCAGGCCCTGGAGAGCCAGTACATCGAGCGCAACATCCAGCTCACCCGCTCGGCGTACGGGCTCGACGCGGCCGAGGTGATGCCCTACGACGCCACCACCCAGACCGAGCAGGGCGCGCTGCGCCAGGACACCGAGACGACGTCGAACATCCGCCTGCTGGACCCCAACGTGGTCTCCTCCGCGTTCTCCCAGCTGCAGCAGTTCCGCCCGTACTACCAGTTCCCCGACACCCTCAACGTGGACCGCTACGAGATCGACGGCGAGGTCCAGGACACGGTCATCGCCACGCGCGAGCTGAACCCGGACCAGAACCAGGGCTGGTACAACCAGCACGTGGTCTACACGCACGGCTACGGCGTGGTCGCGGCCTACGGCAGCCGGGTCGAGGCGGACGGCAAGCCGCAGTTCATGCAGTCCGGCATCCCCTCCCGGGGCGTCATCTCCGACGACTACGAGCCGCGCATCTACTTCGGCGAGAACTCCCCGATGTACTCGATCGTCGGCGGCGGGGAGGGCGACGAGCCGCTCGAGCTGGACCGCCCGCAGACGGCCGGGGACGAGGCCGGCGACGCCAAGACCACGTTCGCCGGCAACGGCGGGCCCAGCATCGGCAACTTCTTCAACCGCCTGGCCTACGGCATCAAGTTCCAGTCCTCGGACCTGCTCCTGTCGGACGCCGTGCGCCCGGAGTCCCAGATCCTCTACGACCGGGACCCGCGCGAGCGGATCGAGAAGGTCGCCCCCTACCTGACGGTCGACGGCGCCCCGTACCCGGCGATCATCGACGGCCAGGTGCAGTGGATCGTCGACGCCTACACCACCTCCGACGCCTACCCGTACTCGACGCCGTCGGTGCTGGAGGAGGCCACGCAGGACACCCAGACGGCCCAGGGCGCCGCCGCGACGCTGCCGCCGGAGCGGGTGAACTACATCCGCAACTCGGTCAAGGCCACGGTCAACGCCTACGACGGCTCGGTGTCCCTGTACGCCTGGGACGACCAGGACCCGGTGCTGAAGGCGTGGCAGAACGTCTTCCCGGGCACGCTCAAGCCCTACTCCGAGATGTCGGCGGAGCTGATGGCCCACGTGCGCTATCCGCAGGACATGTTCAAGGTCCAGCGCGAGCTGCTCAACCGCTACCACGTGACGGACCCGAACAGCTTCTACCAGAACGACGACGTCTGGTCCGTGCCCAACGACCCGACGCAGGACTCCGAGGTCGCACTGCCGCCGTACTACCTGTCGATGCGCATGCCCGGTGAGGAGGAGGCCAACTTCTCCCTCACCACGTCCTTCATCCCGCAGCAGTCGGAGACGGGCAACACCCGCAACGTGATGTACGGCTACCTCTCGGCCAACTCCGACGCCGGCACCGGCGAGGACGGCGTGAAGAGCGAGGAGTACGGCACGCTGCGCCTGCTCGAGCTCCCGCGCTCCTCGGTGGTGCCCGGGCCCGGCCAGGCGCAGAACCTCTTCAACTCGGACACCGACGTCTCGACGGAGCTGAACCTGCTCCGCCAGGGCGCGTCCGAGGTGATCAACGGCAACCTGCTCACCCTGCCCGCCGGCGGCGGCATGCTCTACGTGCAGCCGGTCTACGTGCAGTCCTCGGGCGACGCCGCGTACCCGACGCTGCGGCGCGTGCTCGTCGGCTTCGGCGAGGAGGTCGGCTTCGCGCCCACCCTGGAGGAGGCGCTCGACGAGGTCTTCGGCGGCGACTCCGGCGCCCAGACCTCCGCCGGCGCCGGCGTGAACGACGCCGAGGCGCAGACCCCGGACGGGGAGGCCCCGGCGGAGGGCGAGGCCCCCGCCGGTGGCGGCGGTCTCGACGACGCCCTGCTGGAGGCCAACCGGGCGATCCAGGAATCGGAGCAGGCGCTCGCGGACGGCGACTGGACCGCCTACGGGGAGGCCCAGCAGCGGCTGCAGGACGCCATCGAGCGGGCGCTCGAGGCGGACGGCGTCGTCGCCCCGGAGGCCGAGGGCGCGCTGGCCCCCGAGCAGCCCGCCGAGTAG